From Dreissena polymorpha isolate Duluth1 chromosome 15, UMN_Dpol_1.0, whole genome shotgun sequence, a single genomic window includes:
- the LOC127859740 gene encoding D-ribitol-5-phosphate cytidylyltransferase-like: MASEELAVSVVLPASGTGDRFSCQTPKQFAFLLDKPVFFHTVMAFYRFNWVQNIVIIVSAEYIDRVTAMVDCCKDKVNVVLGSNTRHRSIREGVQALLRVIQGDENDMLTASLDRNLYSASEMPQAFKYDFIKKAYEQRLGGHAFDPDCGSLLLISTTKYWF, from the exons ATGGCATCAGAAGAGCTTGCTGTCAGCGTTGTGTTGCCCGCAAGCGGTACAGGGGACAGGTTTAGCTGTCAGACTCCAAAGCAGTTTGCTTTCCTGCTGGACAAACCAGTATTTTTTCACACAGTGATGGCATTTTACAG GTTTAACTGGGtacaaaacattgttataatagtGAGTGCAGAGTACATTGACAGAGTTACAGCCATGGTAGACTGTTGCAAAGACAAGGTGAATGTTGTGCTCGGTAGCAACACCCGACATAGATCTATTCGGGAGGGTGTCCAAGCATTATTGCGTG TAATCCAAGGTGACGAAAACGACATGTTGACAGCATCCCTCGACAGGAACCTGTACAGTGCCAGTGAAATGCCACAGGCTTTCAAGTATGACTTTATCAAGAAGGCCTATGAACAG cgactgggaggtcatgcGTTCGATCCCGACTGTGGGAGCCTTCTTTTGATCTCTaccacaaagtactggttctag